Proteins from one Oncorhynchus gorbuscha isolate QuinsamMale2020 ecotype Even-year linkage group LG18, OgorEven_v1.0, whole genome shotgun sequence genomic window:
- the LOC124003727 gene encoding protein DPCD-like, whose protein sequence is MFQEVSVFCNMAVQSWSDLLKTSTKTALIHDGKRKIHYLFTDGKEMAEEYDLTTDELIVRKWRSKSTLKGQGPWEIEVGEPVPSTVACLESDVIKENYSNPVFMRKDTKTSFLWRVRNLPYPKEVYNISVEPDQRCCIIRTNNKKYYKKFNVPDLDRSQLPLDSSALNFTHANNTLIVSYKKPKEILTFEHELLREVKKLKGTNEEDIDCKTQ, encoded by the exons ATGTTTCAGGAAGTGTCAGTTTTTTGCAATATGGCTGTGCAGAGCTGGTCAGATCTCCTAAAAACATCCACGAAAACCGCTCTAATACACGATG GGAAAAGGAAGATACACTATCTCTTTACAGATGGGAAAGAAATGGCAGAAGAATATGACTTGACCACAGATGAGCTCATTG TACGAAAGTGGCGTTCGAAAAGCACCTTGAAGGGACAGGGACCATGGGAGATAGAAGTTGGAGAGCCAGTCCCATCTACTGTAGCCTGTTTGGAATCAGATGTTATCAAAGAAAACTATTCAAAC CCTGTATTTATGCGCAAAGACACAAAGACCAGTTTCCTGTGGAGAGTCCGGAACCTTCCGTACCCCAAAGAGGTCTACAACATTTCAGTGGAGCCTGATCAACGATGCTGCATCATACGAACAAATAACAAAAA GTACTACAAGAAGTTTAATGTTCCTGATCTGGACCGAAGCCAGCTGCCATTGGATAGTTCCGCGCTCAACTTCACCCATGCCAATAACACGTTAATCGTCAGT TACAAGAAGCCTAAGGAGATATTAACCTTTGAGCACGAGCTACTCCGGGAGGTGAAGAAACTGAAGGGAACCAATGAAGAGGACATCGACTGCAAAACACAATGA